The proteins below are encoded in one region of Bacillota bacterium:
- a CDS encoding Ger(x)C family spore germination protein, giving the protein MERGIMMKRKGFSLLIVLLTVCLTLSGCWSRREMEGLAYILILGIDRSETGDIKLVAQFGLPATEEAGDEPPVTTITAEGRDFNEALDDMFTQSSRRPYLSHLRLVVLGEELAKSGIWQSMDFLRRDVRMRLNTKIVVTQEDLEDLLETVETMHSQPALAIIDQFRFNAERSRIVRAEIMDVVAMLLEPDLEPVMPMIEAGEDRFTMGETAIFSGPIMVGQANKNQTFGLLLLQNRVRGGVVVVPCGEDTHAALQILSSNTNIETSWLDDQLHVSVLVESKMQLNEFACTDAPDLQRTVEHHLVNLMNETIELSRDLDTDFMGLAFHFRRTYPEQWSALRDRWPEILNEASFDLQSRVHIRRQGQIPR; this is encoded by the coding sequence ATGGAGAGGGGGATAATGATGAAGCGTAAGGGCTTTTCCCTCCTGATAGTGTTGTTAACAGTCTGTCTTACGTTGAGTGGTTGTTGGAGCCGCCGGGAGATGGAAGGGTTGGCGTATATTCTAATTCTGGGCATTGACAGGAGTGAAACCGGCGATATAAAATTGGTGGCCCAGTTTGGCTTGCCTGCCACTGAAGAAGCAGGTGATGAGCCGCCGGTTACTACGATTACGGCTGAAGGTCGAGATTTTAATGAAGCCCTGGACGATATGTTTACCCAGAGCAGCCGACGGCCTTACCTCAGTCATCTGCGTCTGGTGGTACTGGGCGAGGAGTTGGCGAAAAGCGGTATCTGGCAATCTATGGATTTCCTGCGGCGCGACGTGCGAATGCGACTAAATACCAAGATTGTCGTCACCCAAGAGGATCTGGAAGATTTGTTGGAGACGGTGGAAACTATGCACTCCCAGCCAGCGCTGGCGATAATCGATCAGTTTCGCTTTAATGCCGAACGGTCCCGAATTGTTCGGGCTGAGATCATGGATGTGGTGGCCATGCTGCTAGAGCCCGATCTTGAGCCGGTGATGCCGATGATCGAGGCCGGTGAAGACCGGTTTACGATGGGAGAAACAGCTATATTTTCCGGACCGATAATGGTTGGTCAGGCCAACAAGAATCAGACATTTGGGCTACTGCTGCTCCAGAACCGGGTCCGGGGTGGCGTTGTTGTGGTGCCCTGCGGCGAAGATACCCACGCTGCCCTGCAGATTCTCAGTAGCAATACAAATATAGAAACCAGTTGGCTGGATGATCAGCTTCATGTCTCAGTCCTTGTTGAGAGCAAAATGCAGCTGAATGAGTTTGCCTGTACCGATGCCCCGGATTTGCAGCGAACGGTGGAGCATCATCTAGTAAATTTAATGAACGAAACCATCGAGCTTAGCCGGGACCTTGATACTGATTTTATGGGGCTGGCATTTCATTTTCGCAGGACCTATCCTGAGCAATGGTCAGCGCTCCGGGATCGCTGGCCGGAAATTCTCAATGAAGCAAGCTTTGACTTACAGAGCCGGGTGCATATCCGCCGTCAAGGCCAAATTCCCCGCTAG
- a CDS encoding uracil permease — MQIKGMSIGKLLPLSIQHVFAMFGATVLVPLLTGLHPATALFTSATGTIIFHLVTGGRIPAYLGSSFAFIAPIILVSGEHGFSAATGACIIAGLIYLLTSVLVKAVGIKAIQRFIPPVVVGPVIMTIGLGLAPVAKDMAEGNLFIAGFTLAVVIAVSLFAKGMFKLIPILIGIVSGYLMTLLLQMESVANSLGALANRLMPEALIDFSPVADAGWLAMPRFVAEADYLQSGGVEFLLPSFVPAAILLIAPIAIVTMVEHLGDMLAISKTVEKDYLVKPGLHRTLLGDGLATTWAGFLGGPPNTTYGENIGVLAITRVHNPVVVQGAALFVLLFSLSPKVGSLLATIPEPVMGGIVILLFGMIASVGIRTLIEKQVDLSKVRNLVIVSTIIILGISGIAVLGIAGMGLGAIIGIFLNIILPDRDEDKTPNPLHE, encoded by the coding sequence ATGCAAATTAAAGGAATGTCGATTGGCAAACTGTTGCCCCTGTCCATTCAACACGTCTTCGCCATGTTTGGCGCCACCGTTCTTGTCCCCTTACTCACCGGCCTCCATCCGGCCACAGCCCTGTTCACCAGCGCCACCGGAACCATCATTTTTCATTTGGTGACCGGCGGAAGAATCCCGGCCTACTTAGGTTCATCCTTTGCATTCATCGCCCCGATAATCCTGGTGTCCGGCGAACACGGCTTTTCCGCCGCCACCGGCGCCTGCATCATCGCCGGTCTTATCTATCTTCTGACATCCGTGCTGGTAAAGGCGGTAGGTATCAAAGCAATTCAGCGCTTCATTCCGCCGGTAGTTGTCGGCCCAGTAATTATGACCATTGGTTTGGGCCTGGCGCCGGTGGCCAAAGATATGGCCGAAGGCAATTTGTTCATCGCCGGTTTTACGCTGGCCGTAGTAATTGCCGTCAGTCTTTTCGCCAAGGGAATGTTTAAACTGATCCCAATTCTTATCGGCATCGTCAGCGGTTATCTCATGACCCTGCTCCTTCAAATGGAAAGTGTGGCCAACAGCTTAGGTGCTCTGGCAAACCGACTGATGCCTGAGGCCCTGATTGACTTCTCCCCGGTAGCGGACGCAGGCTGGCTAGCCATGCCACGGTTCGTAGCCGAAGCTGATTACCTGCAATCTGGGGGCGTAGAATTCCTCCTCCCCAGTTTCGTCCCTGCAGCAATCCTTCTAATTGCGCCGATTGCCATTGTCACCATGGTCGAGCACCTGGGCGACATGCTGGCAATCAGCAAAACTGTTGAAAAAGACTACTTAGTTAAGCCCGGACTACACCGGACCCTGCTGGGTGACGGTCTCGCCACAACCTGGGCCGGCTTCCTCGGTGGACCACCCAATACCACGTACGGCGAGAACATCGGTGTTCTGGCTATCACCCGCGTCCATAACCCGGTTGTCGTTCAGGGAGCAGCCCTCTTCGTTCTCCTCTTCAGTCTCAGTCCCAAGGTTGGCAGCCTGTTGGCTACAATTCCTGAGCCGGTTATGGGTGGAATTGTCATCCTCCTCTTCGGAATGATTGCTTCAGTGGGCATCCGCACATTGATTGAAAAGCAAGTTGACCTGTCTAAGGTCCGCAACTTGGTCATCGTCTCCACGATTATCATCCTGGGCATCAGCGGCATCGCAGTTCTGGGCATTGCCGGTATGGGCCTGGGTGCGATTATCGGTATCTTCCTGAACATCATCCTCCCCGACCGGGACGAAGATAAAACACCTAACCCCTTGCATGAATAA
- the pepV gene encoding dipeptidase PepV, translating into MISTEKYRDAVVKTTVDLIKIPSVKEPGTKEKPFGEPIDHALRFMLDKGQELGFDTKNYDGYAGHIEFGEGEEILGILCHLDVVPAGDDWSYPPFEGEIAEGKLYGRGTLDNKGPAVAVLYAMAALKDAGFTPHKRIRLILGTDEESGWECMQHYLAHAEKPDLGFTPDAVFPIINAEKGIVMVRLQGPWPEKEGYSLMELRGGHRANMVPDRCLIRLSGGNMPALDEFLPQIGANEAQVSVNSIGAAVEIEVRGVSAHGSTPEKGVNAIAHALKILGGLGFDGGLTGLLADKVGFGWDGEGLNLKLSDADSGPLTLNLGVIKSEAEHLSAELDIRYPISFSKEEILQRLRASLPDSVSVTTLDSKPPLFVSPESKLIKVLQDVYTKHTGDPAELIAIGGGTYARALDNAVAFGPLFPGREELAHQKDEHISVDDLLIMTRIFDDAIARLAEEDGS; encoded by the coding sequence ATGATTAGCACTGAGAAGTATCGTGATGCGGTGGTAAAGACTACAGTTGACCTGATTAAGATTCCCAGCGTAAAAGAGCCCGGAACAAAAGAGAAACCCTTTGGCGAGCCGATTGACCATGCACTGCGCTTTATGCTTGACAAAGGGCAGGAGCTGGGGTTTGATACCAAAAACTACGATGGCTATGCTGGTCATATTGAATTTGGGGAAGGCGAAGAAATTCTCGGCATTCTCTGTCACCTGGATGTTGTTCCCGCTGGTGATGACTGGTCCTATCCTCCTTTTGAAGGAGAAATTGCAGAAGGCAAGCTCTACGGAAGGGGAACATTGGACAACAAAGGGCCGGCAGTAGCAGTGCTTTATGCCATGGCTGCCCTCAAGGACGCGGGTTTTACGCCCCATAAACGGATTCGCCTGATCCTTGGCACTGATGAGGAAAGTGGTTGGGAGTGTATGCAGCATTATTTGGCCCACGCTGAAAAGCCGGATCTGGGCTTTACGCCCGATGCCGTGTTTCCGATAATCAATGCCGAAAAAGGAATTGTCATGGTGCGACTCCAGGGGCCGTGGCCGGAAAAAGAAGGCTACTCCCTCATGGAACTAAGAGGCGGTCACCGGGCAAATATGGTTCCCGACCGCTGTCTGATTCGCCTTTCCGGTGGCAATATGCCAGCTCTCGATGAATTTTTACCCCAGATCGGCGCCAACGAAGCGCAAGTTTCGGTGAACTCCATTGGGGCGGCCGTAGAGATTGAGGTCAGAGGTGTGTCGGCCCATGGCAGTACCCCGGAAAAAGGCGTGAACGCCATTGCCCATGCGCTGAAAATACTTGGGGGCTTAGGGTTTGACGGCGGGTTGACAGGTCTGCTGGCGGACAAAGTTGGGTTTGGTTGGGATGGCGAAGGCCTTAATCTCAAACTCTCCGATGCTGATTCAGGGCCGCTGACTTTAAATCTGGGCGTTATTAAATCCGAGGCAGAACATTTGAGCGCTGAGTTGGATATCCGTTACCCCATTAGCTTCAGCAAGGAAGAGATTCTCCAGCGTCTGCGCGCCAGTTTGCCCGATTCTGTGAGTGTCACCACGCTTGACAGCAAACCGCCGCTCTTTGTATCTCCCGAGAGCAAATTGATCAAGGTATTGCAGGATGTCTATACCAAACATACCGGCGACCCGGCAGAACTGATTGCAATCGGCGGGGGAACCTACGCCCGGGCATTGGACAATGCAGTTGCCTTCGGTCCGCTCTTCCCCGGACGGGAAGAGTTGGCGCACCAGAAGGATGAACATATATCTGTGGACGATTTGCTTATTATGACAAGAATCTTTGACGATGCGATAGCCCGTCTGGCAGAGGAGGATGGAAGCTGA
- the queG gene encoding tRNA epoxyqueuosine(34) reductase QueG — MAIELDLKQFIKDQARALGFCGAGFAGARLGSEYTRRLQVAIRPPYVRWEPEARTNAASLLPGARSVLALAFPYRERMGLQLPAPGQGYFSPFAQAPDYHSLVGEKIEALISKISQQLPDLRSAYQVDNGPCSERVWALAAGVGWQGKNNFIIVPDAGSFVWLGLLALDIPLEPDQPLASACGDCTRCLEACPTNAYPEANRFLWPRCMAYWTTDKGELSEGQCRMLSRHQIVYGCDYCQLACPHNLVHGEPGTVELAPLFDISAAEFRRQFGDTAFWRGRRVLRRNARIAAGQPPGTFLIG, encoded by the coding sequence GTGGCGATTGAGTTGGACCTAAAGCAGTTTATTAAAGATCAGGCCCGGGCGCTGGGATTTTGCGGTGCCGGTTTCGCCGGCGCTCGCCTGGGCAGCGAGTATACCCGGCGCTTACAGGTGGCGATTCGTCCCCCCTATGTGCGCTGGGAACCGGAAGCAAGGACGAACGCCGCTTCATTACTTCCCGGGGCTCGCTCGGTGCTTGCACTTGCCTTTCCCTATCGGGAGCGGATGGGACTGCAACTGCCCGCCCCCGGTCAGGGATATTTTTCTCCCTTTGCCCAGGCGCCAGATTATCATAGTCTGGTAGGAGAGAAAATCGAAGCGCTGATATCAAAAATCTCCCAGCAGCTGCCCGATTTGCGATCGGCCTATCAGGTGGACAACGGGCCTTGCTCAGAGCGGGTTTGGGCGCTGGCCGCCGGGGTCGGCTGGCAGGGCAAGAATAATTTCATCATTGTGCCTGACGCCGGGTCCTTTGTTTGGCTGGGCTTGTTGGCGTTGGACATTCCCCTAGAACCCGATCAGCCCCTGGCTTCAGCTTGCGGAGATTGTACTCGCTGTCTCGAGGCCTGCCCCACCAATGCTTACCCCGAGGCCAACCGGTTTTTGTGGCCCCGGTGCATGGCATACTGGACTACCGACAAAGGGGAACTAAGTGAGGGCCAATGTCGAATGCTTTCTCGGCATCAAATCGTTTACGGGTGTGATTATTGTCAGTTGGCCTGTCCGCATAATCTGGTCCATGGCGAGCCGGGGACCGTAGAGCTTGCGCCGCTTTTTGACATCTCTGCCGCCGAATTTCGACGCCAGTTTGGCGACACTGCCTTCTGGCGCGGTCGCCGCGTCCTCCGTCGCAACGCCCGCATCGCCGCCGGTCAGCCACCGGGGACGTTTCTCATTGGCTGA
- a CDS encoding glycerol-3-phosphate acyltransferase, which produces MHVLLIALYSYLLGALPSAYLIGKFKHVDITSEGSGNIGGTNAYRVLGAKLGVLVALMDVGKVIAALLITMNWWGGEALAVATSALFAVVGHNWSVYVGFRGGKGIAVSIGTYVFLFPGLGLVGLLIALFNVIVTKYVSLGSLNFVAAMTALLWTVPGYALEYRILSVLLMAMAVYRHRSNITRLREGSERRFGQS; this is translated from the coding sequence ATGCACGTACTATTAATTGCGCTGTACAGTTATCTTCTGGGGGCTTTGCCTTCGGCATACCTGATTGGCAAGTTTAAGCATGTTGATATAACAAGCGAGGGAAGCGGCAATATCGGCGGCACTAACGCTTACCGGGTATTGGGCGCTAAATTAGGGGTCTTGGTTGCCCTAATGGATGTGGGCAAGGTGATTGCTGCCCTGCTGATCACGATGAATTGGTGGGGCGGAGAGGCGCTGGCAGTTGCAACATCAGCCCTCTTTGCCGTTGTTGGACATAATTGGTCTGTCTATGTTGGTTTTCGGGGTGGCAAGGGAATCGCGGTTTCCATTGGCACTTATGTCTTCCTCTTTCCCGGTTTGGGTTTGGTAGGTCTGCTAATCGCTCTGTTTAACGTAATCGTAACTAAATATGTTTCTCTAGGGTCGCTAAATTTTGTGGCAGCAATGACTGCGTTGTTGTGGACGGTACCGGGTTATGCACTGGAGTATAGAATTTTGTCTGTTCTGCTGATGGCAATGGCTGTATACCGTCACCGCTCCAATATAACGAGACTACGGGAAGGCAGCGAGCGGAGGTTTGGACAGTCCTAA
- the thiI gene encoding tRNA 4-thiouridine(8) synthase ThiI — protein MADKLLLRFGEVGLKGKNRSYFINALIANVRRALAPVLGDVRITSPYGRIFVDLPDNCDLEDVRGAMQRVFGLVSCSPVQAVALDMDSIRAAALAELKSGEPATTFKVDSRRALKTFPLNSQEINQELGGFLLQNCPGVKVDIHNPQRTVSVEVRREGAFVFSRIWPGPGGMPVGVTGKGVLLLSGGIDSPVAGWLAMKRGIALEALYFDTPPFTSPRALAKVEKLARQLSRYGPVNLHVVNFTAVQQALMETTPEDLTITVMRRFMYRVAEALAKRKSCLALITGESVAQVASQTLESIQVINDVVRLPVLRPVVTMDKVEIVELARRIETYETSVEPYQDCCALFVSKHPKTRPTLKQAEAAESGLDVDDLVQTALKQINTKTYKDYAEEEVVT, from the coding sequence GTGGCAGATAAATTGCTTTTACGGTTTGGGGAAGTTGGTTTAAAGGGAAAGAATCGCTCTTATTTTATCAATGCGCTGATTGCCAATGTCCGGCGGGCGTTGGCTCCGGTGCTGGGGGATGTGCGGATCACTAGCCCCTATGGACGGATCTTTGTCGATTTGCCCGATAATTGCGATTTGGAGGACGTTCGGGGGGCTATGCAGAGAGTCTTTGGCCTGGTTTCTTGCAGCCCTGTCCAGGCTGTGGCCCTGGATATGGACAGCATCCGAGCTGCAGCTTTAGCAGAACTTAAATCAGGTGAGCCGGCGACCACATTTAAAGTGGATAGTCGGCGGGCCTTGAAAACCTTTCCCCTTAATTCCCAGGAAATAAATCAGGAACTGGGCGGCTTTTTGTTGCAAAACTGCCCGGGGGTGAAGGTGGATATACATAATCCCCAGCGCACGGTTTCGGTGGAGGTGCGCAGGGAAGGGGCGTTTGTGTTTTCACGGATTTGGCCTGGGCCTGGCGGGATGCCCGTTGGCGTTACTGGTAAAGGTGTATTGCTTCTGTCCGGAGGCATTGACAGTCCGGTGGCCGGATGGCTGGCCATGAAGCGGGGCATTGCTTTGGAGGCGCTATATTTTGACACCCCGCCATTTACTTCGCCCCGGGCGTTGGCCAAAGTGGAAAAACTGGCACGTCAGCTCTCCCGCTATGGGCCGGTAAATTTACATGTGGTAAATTTTACGGCTGTTCAGCAGGCATTGATGGAAACAACGCCTGAGGATTTAACAATTACGGTGATGCGGCGTTTTATGTACCGGGTTGCCGAGGCGCTGGCAAAGCGCAAATCGTGCCTTGCGTTGATTACAGGTGAAAGCGTCGCCCAGGTGGCGAGCCAGACTCTGGAAAGTATTCAGGTTATCAATGACGTTGTCCGGCTGCCTGTACTGCGGCCGGTGGTTACCATGGATAAGGTGGAGATTGTCGAACTGGCCCGGCGCATTGAAACATACGAGACTTCGGTTGAACCCTATCAGGATTGTTGTGCTTTGTTTGTTTCCAAACACCCGAAAACCCGGCCCACCCTAAAACAGGCGGAGGCGGCAGAATCTGGACTGGATGTAGATGATTTGGTGCAAACTGCATTGAAGCAGATAAACACCAAAACATATAAAGATTATGCCGAGGAGGAGGTGGTAACATGA
- a CDS encoding MarR family transcriptional regulator, protein MADLTYGPYVEEIEMLIRQVSFVIKCRGRDILNDFEITPPQFNALLLLAEHGDMTIGELGSRMYLASSTATDLIDRMERNDLVERIRDTNDRRVVRLHMLENGRKMIDEVMESRKRYLDNILAHLSEAEKKKLVESLESIHELMRHEYSRKT, encoded by the coding sequence ATGGCAGACTTGACGTACGGTCCCTATGTGGAAGAGATAGAGATGTTAATCCGCCAGGTGAGCTTCGTTATTAAATGTCGGGGTAGAGACATACTCAACGATTTTGAAATAACGCCCCCTCAATTTAACGCCCTGCTGCTGTTGGCAGAACATGGAGATATGACGATTGGAGAACTGGGCAGCAGGATGTATCTGGCCAGCAGCACGGCAACAGACCTAATCGACCGTATGGAGCGCAATGATTTGGTGGAGAGGATACGCGATACAAATGACCGCCGGGTTGTGCGTTTGCATATGCTGGAAAATGGCCGCAAGATGATTGACGAAGTTATGGAGAGTCGTAAACGCTATCTTGATAACATTCTCGCCCACCTATCCGAGGCGGAGAAGAAGAAGCTTGTAGAATCTCTGGAGTCGATACACGAGTTGATGCGACACGAATACTCAAGAAAAACCTAA
- a CDS encoding rubredoxin: protein MKKWRCTVCEYIYDPAVGEGDIPAGTAFEDLPDDWVCPECGVDKDFFEEIDE from the coding sequence ATGAAGAAGTGGCGGTGCACAGTGTGTGAATACATTTATGACCCTGCTGTAGGTGAAGGCGATATTCCTGCCGGGACTGCGTTTGAGGATCTTCCCGATGACTGGGTATGCCCTGAATGCGGTGTTGATAAGGACTTTTTTGAAGAAATAGATGAATAA
- a CDS encoding cysteine desulfurase produces the protein MQKVYLDNAATTFLHPDVIAAMQTVLETVPGNPSSLHQLGVEAEQVVNKARAQVAKLLAVRPEELYFTSGGTEANNLAIKGVLHSRSGQIVTTTIEHPSVREVVRALAARGRNVVTLPVNRQGEPDLALLDAALKEPTALISVMAVNNETGQMLPVEEIAKIVREKSPKTLIHVDAVQAPAKLLQAPGKLDIDMFSVSAHKIHGPKGVGALWVRRRDWLEPLFHGGGQEGSLRSGTENVSGIAGFGAAGKLAANNARDWVAVVERLRQRFVQGLEKLPCRLLFQGDCVPHIVAVAFPGFQAEILLQALSARGVYVSAGAACSGKKGNLSHVSQALGLTDTEARGVLRFSFSAFNTETQIDYALTSLENILDELAFVRGRSTRSGR, from the coding sequence ATGCAAAAAGTTTACCTGGACAACGCTGCTACAACTTTTTTGCACCCAGATGTTATAGCTGCAATGCAGACGGTGTTGGAAACTGTCCCCGGCAACCCTTCGTCTCTGCATCAGCTGGGTGTGGAAGCGGAACAGGTTGTGAATAAGGCCCGAGCCCAAGTGGCGAAACTTTTGGCGGTCCGCCCGGAAGAGCTTTATTTTACCTCTGGCGGAACCGAGGCCAATAATCTGGCAATAAAGGGTGTTCTGCACTCACGCTCCGGCCAGATTGTGACCACGACAATCGAACATCCCTCTGTGCGTGAGGTCGTACGCGCCCTTGCTGCCCGGGGGCGAAATGTTGTCACCCTGCCGGTTAACCGACAGGGTGAGCCTGATTTGGCGCTGTTGGATGCTGCGTTGAAGGAGCCAACGGCGCTAATCAGCGTTATGGCGGTAAACAACGAAACCGGACAAATGCTGCCGGTAGAGGAAATTGCCAAAATAGTGCGGGAGAAGTCGCCCAAGACATTAATTCATGTTGATGCCGTCCAGGCGCCGGCGAAGCTGTTGCAAGCGCCGGGAAAATTGGACATCGATATGTTCAGTGTCAGCGCCCATAAAATCCATGGGCCCAAGGGAGTCGGTGCCCTTTGGGTCCGCCGCCGGGATTGGCTGGAGCCGCTTTTCCACGGAGGCGGGCAGGAGGGGAGCCTGCGCTCTGGCACAGAGAATGTCAGTGGTATCGCCGGATTTGGCGCAGCTGGCAAGCTTGCTGCGAACAATGCCCGGGATTGGGTGGCCGTGGTGGAAAGATTGCGGCAGCGCTTTGTGCAGGGCTTGGAGAAGCTGCCGTGCCGCCTGCTTTTCCAGGGTGATTGCGTTCCCCATATCGTTGCCGTGGCGTTTCCTGGTTTTCAGGCGGAGATCCTCTTACAGGCCTTGTCTGCCCGGGGAGTTTATGTCTCCGCAGGCGCCGCCTGTTCTGGCAAGAAAGGCAACCTTAGCCATGTGTCCCAGGCGCTGGGGTTGACTGACACCGAAGCCCGGGGTGTGCTGCGGTTTAGTTTTTCAGCATTTAATACCGAAACGCAAATAGATTATGCCCTGACAAGTTTGGAGAATATATTGGATGAATTGGCATTTGTGCGTGGAAGGAGCACCAGAAGTGGCAGATAA
- a CDS encoding spore germination protein encodes MDYKKPKKGYRLPHRATDLKERKSEPERLEQVSADLQTNVDAVNKVFEDSLDFIVRELELGPTGELKVVLVFLETLSDKELLSEFILKPLAELAFRREDIVKAPARLSANLPSAIALEEESEWEEVLKKIVTGHAVLFLDGFDKALVMEVRMWNERAVSEPQSESVVVGPREGFVESLITNVSLLRRRMRTPNLIMEAIPIGTTTNTNVVLCYVKGVVEDELVDSIKNHLKAINVEAMYGSNLVNEILSPAKHTPFQMFSTTERPDKVASAVMEGRVGILTENTPMALIIPTVFWQFFQASEDYYEHYPLATMNRLLRMFAFFLVVGFTAFYVAIVTFHHEMVPTQLLLSMAAVREPVPFPTALEALFLEITLEALREAGLRLPKPAGQAVSIVGALVMGQAAVEANLVSPQLVIVVALSGIASFIIPDYSFVIALRILKFGFILLASVFGVLGLMIGYMLLGVHLNSLQAFGVPYMSPVTPFKLRDMKDIFVRAPWWAMNKRGPEDSDEDGEGDNDEA; translated from the coding sequence ATGGACTATAAAAAGCCAAAAAAGGGTTACCGATTGCCTCATAGGGCAACGGACTTGAAAGAGCGTAAATCGGAACCAGAAAGACTTGAGCAGGTAAGTGCTGATCTACAAACAAATGTTGATGCTGTTAACAAAGTATTTGAAGACAGTTTGGATTTTATCGTTCGGGAATTGGAGCTGGGACCTACCGGTGAGTTGAAGGTAGTCCTGGTGTTTTTGGAAACTCTAAGTGACAAGGAATTATTAAGTGAGTTCATCCTCAAACCTTTGGCGGAACTTGCTTTCCGCCGGGAGGATATCGTTAAGGCCCCGGCCCGGCTCAGCGCCAACTTGCCATCTGCGATAGCTTTGGAGGAAGAGTCGGAATGGGAAGAGGTGCTCAAGAAAATTGTCACCGGTCATGCGGTTTTGTTTCTCGATGGTTTCGATAAAGCTCTGGTCATGGAAGTTCGGATGTGGAACGAGCGAGCTGTCAGCGAACCCCAGTCTGAATCTGTGGTAGTCGGGCCCCGGGAGGGATTTGTCGAGAGCTTAATCACTAATGTCAGTCTGCTCAGACGCCGGATGCGCACTCCCAATCTGATTATGGAAGCGATTCCAATCGGCACCACCACCAACACCAATGTGGTTCTTTGTTACGTCAAGGGTGTTGTCGAAGATGAATTGGTGGATTCGATAAAAAATCACTTAAAAGCAATCAATGTTGAGGCCATGTACGGTTCCAATCTTGTCAACGAGATTTTGTCGCCGGCCAAGCATACACCATTTCAGATGTTTTCCACCACTGAAAGGCCTGATAAAGTTGCTTCGGCAGTTATGGAGGGGCGGGTGGGAATATTGACCGAAAATACCCCAATGGCCCTGATTATCCCCACTGTGTTTTGGCAGTTCTTCCAGGCCAGCGAGGATTATTATGAACATTATCCGCTAGCGACAATGAATCGCCTGCTGCGGATGTTTGCTTTCTTTTTGGTGGTTGGATTTACTGCATTTTATGTGGCCATTGTCACATTCCATCACGAGATGGTGCCGACCCAATTGCTCTTATCTATGGCCGCGGTTCGGGAGCCGGTGCCGTTTCCCACGGCATTGGAAGCACTATTTTTGGAAATTACCCTTGAGGCATTGCGGGAGGCGGGGCTGCGTCTGCCCAAACCTGCGGGCCAGGCCGTCAGTATAGTTGGCGCTTTGGTAATGGGCCAGGCGGCGGTGGAAGCGAATCTTGTTTCGCCCCAATTGGTAATTGTCGTCGCGCTTTCAGGGATTGCCTCGTTTATAATCCCTGATTACTCCTTCGTTATTGCCTTGCGGATCTTGAAGTTTGGCTTTATTTTGCTGGCCAGCGTCTTTGGTGTCCTGGGATTGATGATCGGTTACATGCTCTTGGGAGTGCATCTCAATTCCCTGCAGGCCTTTGGCGTGCCATATATGTCGCCGGTGACGCCGTTTAAACTTCGAGACATGAAAGATATCTTTGTGCGGGCGCCTTGGTGGGCAATGAACAAACGAGGGCCGGAGGATTCAGACGAGGATGGAGAGGGGGATAATGATGAAGCGTAA